The following proteins are co-located in the Desulfoscipio sp. XC116 genome:
- a CDS encoding signal peptidase I, with translation MPALAYRGIIQTFVWFSPVLPDLNWAMKAFSGTVVPIIGIAAGQHILRLTPARGNKGSSENLLATTIICIICVLSIWFAVGAFPVRPTIIISGSMRPTIEVGDMAIVGKINPQILKVGDIIQFKTENRSIPTLHRIIEIQKEEDKKTIYITRGDANDVPDDPVQPQQVVGRVIFTVPKVGWATITIREIFS, from the coding sequence TTGCCAGCCCTGGCTTATCGGGGGATTATACAAACCTTTGTATGGTTTTCCCCCGTTTTACCTGATTTAAACTGGGCTATGAAAGCGTTTTCCGGAACTGTGGTACCTATAATTGGAATTGCAGCAGGCCAGCATATCCTCAGATTGACGCCCGCCAGAGGTAATAAGGGTAGCAGCGAAAACCTGTTGGCAACAACAATTATTTGCATAATCTGCGTATTGTCTATCTGGTTCGCGGTTGGAGCATTCCCTGTTCGTCCGACGATAATTATAAGCGGTAGCATGCGTCCTACAATTGAGGTGGGTGACATGGCTATTGTAGGCAAAATAAATCCACAAATCTTAAAGGTTGGGGATATTATTCAATTTAAAACGGAAAATCGCTCAATCCCGACATTGCACAGAATTATTGAAATACAAAAGGAGGAGGATAAAAAAACAATTTATATTACCCGGGGGGACGCTAACGATGTCCCTGATGACCCTGTGCAGCCCCAACAAGTAGTTGGAAGGGTTATTTTCACTGTGCCCAAGGTGGGCTGGGCTACAATCACCATTAGGGAAATATTCTCTTAA
- a CDS encoding DUF5305 family protein, with product MRHENIFMKYNKYYLNKKTRLALILLCILSFLAALCFLYYLYRKPAEIVKEVPTYTYEHQGDIFYRADIKPNMVFKETTVMGPGKTIYRDLMDSFTSICAYRFKGSQPAEIKGTYNVTAALEAKDMWKLNYVLIPQTSFSRSGKEVSFRAERAIDLDYFEQVIKQVDEELGVNAREPILTIKTNIDLEADTGGQVLKDKLTPTMIIPLTSGSFQVGDDELTVKKKGLLTKEVMVSNPIRSKLIYAYVAAITSGVLLLMLLLLTQNKPLIQDQRKNIQEFWKEFWKKYGDRIIKTNNEISPTKFVSVNSMEDLVRVADELAKPIIHKEIVSANEPAVCYVLDGPIAYKHVLCINNEGEKEGAKEENNYYNDGQIKNLDISLR from the coding sequence ATGAGGCACGAAAATATCTTTATGAAGTATAATAAATATTACCTGAACAAAAAAACCCGTTTAGCATTAATTTTATTATGTATATTGTCTTTCCTGGCAGCACTCTGCTTCCTGTATTATTTATACCGGAAGCCCGCTGAAATTGTAAAGGAAGTCCCCACTTATACATACGAGCATCAGGGGGATATTTTTTACAGAGCGGATATAAAGCCTAATATGGTTTTTAAAGAAACAACCGTTATGGGTCCCGGTAAAACTATTTATAGGGATTTAATGGACTCTTTTACCTCCATTTGTGCATACCGGTTTAAAGGGAGTCAGCCGGCCGAAATAAAAGGAACCTATAATGTCACTGCCGCTCTTGAAGCAAAGGATATGTGGAAATTAAACTATGTTTTGATTCCGCAAACTTCTTTCAGTCGGTCTGGGAAAGAGGTGTCATTCCGAGCTGAACGGGCAATAGATTTGGATTATTTTGAGCAAGTTATTAAACAGGTGGATGAGGAACTCGGGGTCAATGCCAGGGAACCAATTCTAACCATCAAAACGAACATTGACCTGGAAGCCGATACCGGCGGCCAGGTGCTAAAGGATAAGCTGACTCCGACAATGATTATTCCCTTGACCAGTGGCTCTTTTCAGGTCGGAGATGATGAGCTTACTGTAAAAAAGAAAGGTTTATTAACCAAAGAAGTAATGGTTTCCAACCCTATCAGGAGTAAATTGATTTACGCATACGTTGCCGCTATTACCTCCGGGGTGCTGCTATTGATGTTATTGCTGTTAACGCAAAATAAACCTTTAATACAAGATCAGCGTAAAAATATACAGGAATTTTGGAAGGAGTTCTGGAAGAAATACGGGGATCGTATTATAAAAACAAACAACGAAATAAGTCCGACAAAATTTGTTTCTGTTAATTCCATGGAAGATTTGGTTAGGGTGGCGGATGAATTGGCTAAACCTATTATCCATAAGGAGATTGTAAGCGCGAACGAACCCGCCGTTTGTTATGTCCTCGATGGGCCAATAGCATATAAACATGTGCTATGCATTAACAATGAAGGGGAAAAGGAAGGGGCAAAGGAAGAAAACAATTATTACAACGACGGGCAAATAAAAAATTTGGATATATCATTAAGATAG
- a CDS encoding aminodeoxychorismate/anthranilate synthase component II has product MILLIDNYDSFVYNLYQYLSEQGKDVLVYRNDRITVPEAEAMAPECIVLSPGPCTPDEAGISLNIIRQLAGKIPIFGVCLGHQAIGQALGGRVVRAGRPMHGKASRVFHNGQGIFAGLPNPMPAARYHSLVIERESIPAGLEITAATEDGVIMAVRHRQLQLEGVQFHPESILTTGGRKLLANYLGSIREDMRNVV; this is encoded by the coding sequence ATGATCCTGTTAATCGACAACTACGATTCTTTCGTGTACAATTTGTACCAGTACCTGTCAGAACAGGGTAAAGACGTGCTGGTTTACCGCAACGACCGGATTACGGTGCCGGAGGCGGAGGCAATGGCTCCGGAATGCATAGTCCTCTCGCCGGGGCCGTGCACGCCGGACGAGGCGGGCATATCGCTGAACATAATCAGGCAGCTGGCCGGCAAAATACCAATCTTCGGCGTTTGCCTGGGCCACCAGGCTATTGGACAGGCTCTGGGCGGCCGGGTGGTGCGCGCGGGCCGGCCCATGCACGGCAAGGCGTCCCGGGTGTTCCACAACGGCCAAGGTATTTTCGCCGGGCTGCCCAATCCCATGCCTGCGGCGCGCTATCATTCCCTGGTTATCGAACGGGAGAGTATTCCCGCTGGTCTGGAAATAACCGCCGCCACCGAAGACGGGGTGATTATGGCGGTGCGGCACCGGCAACTTCAGTTGGAAGGGGTGCAGTTTCATCCCGAGTCTATATTAACCACCGGGGGCAGAAAGCTGCTGGCTAACTATCTGGGTTCCATCAGGGAGGACATGCGCAATGTCGTTTAA
- the pabB gene encoding aminodeoxychorismate synthase component I — protein sequence MSFKPPLYRNVPAIEGGAPAIFERLKALSYPFLLDTGMLVQRLGHHSFVGADPFLVLKVKERRITMIEGGSSTVYYGTPLAELGKLLARYRLPAAPGPFPFNGGAVGYFAYDLGRGLEEIPALAADDLGTPDLCLGFYDVIVAVDVRSGETTVISTGLPGRGDAAAARARNRLDQMIELLSAGPSTAGESPLAAGACRPGELVANFTPDAYREAVRQAVEYICAGDIFQVNLSQRFSTPQIIDAWTLYTRLREINPAPFAAFLSCGDLEVICASPERFLKLDGNRVETRPIKGTRPRGRTPGEDVLLRQALLDSEKDRAELMMIVDLERNDLGRVCEVGSVKVPELYCLEEYATVFHLVSTVEGVLRPDKDITDLLAASFPGGSITGAPKIRAMEIIEGMEPVRRGVYTGSIGYISFDGRADLNIVIRTILAAGGNFYLQAGGGITADSDPHMEYVETLDKARALVRALGLGKNAPGF from the coding sequence ATGTCGTTTAAACCGCCGCTATACCGCAATGTTCCCGCTATAGAAGGCGGAGCGCCGGCAATCTTTGAACGGCTCAAAGCACTGTCGTACCCGTTTCTGCTGGACACAGGCATGCTCGTTCAGCGCCTGGGGCATCACTCATTCGTAGGGGCCGACCCTTTTCTGGTTTTAAAGGTTAAGGAGCGGCGGATTACGATGATTGAAGGGGGAAGCTCCACTGTTTATTACGGAACCCCTCTGGCTGAACTGGGCAAATTGCTGGCCCGTTATAGATTGCCCGCCGCGCCTGGTCCGTTTCCCTTTAACGGTGGGGCGGTTGGTTATTTCGCTTACGATCTTGGGCGCGGCCTGGAAGAGATACCGGCTCTGGCGGCGGACGATTTGGGAACACCGGACCTGTGCTTGGGCTTTTATGATGTTATCGTGGCTGTGGATGTACGGTCCGGGGAAACCACGGTGATTTCCACCGGCCTGCCCGGGCGTGGTGACGCAGCCGCTGCCAGGGCGCGAAACAGGCTGGACCAGATGATTGAACTGCTGTCTGCCGGACCGTCCACCGCAGGCGAGTCGCCACTTGCAGCCGGTGCCTGCAGGCCGGGCGAGCTGGTGGCAAACTTCACCCCGGACGCCTATCGTGAGGCGGTCCGGCAGGCTGTGGAATACATCTGCGCCGGTGACATATTCCAGGTGAATCTTTCCCAGCGGTTCAGCACGCCGCAAATTATTGACGCCTGGACGTTATACACTAGGCTGAGAGAAATCAACCCCGCGCCCTTTGCCGCGTTTCTTTCCTGCGGTGACCTGGAAGTGATCTGCGCTTCACCGGAGCGGTTTCTTAAACTGGACGGGAACAGAGTGGAAACCCGCCCCATCAAGGGAACCAGGCCCCGGGGCCGCACCCCGGGGGAAGATGTCCTTTTGCGGCAAGCGTTGCTGGACAGTGAAAAGGACCGGGCGGAATTGATGATGATTGTGGATCTGGAGCGCAACGATCTGGGCCGGGTGTGTGAGGTGGGCTCGGTTAAGGTACCGGAGCTGTACTGTTTGGAGGAGTACGCCACGGTTTTTCACCTTGTTTCCACCGTAGAAGGCGTGCTGCGCCCGGATAAAGACATTACGGACTTGCTGGCTGCTTCTTTTCCCGGCGGCTCTATCACCGGGGCGCCTAAAATCCGGGCCATGGAAATTATCGAGGGAATGGAACCGGTGCGCCGGGGCGTATATACCGGCTCCATCGGTTATATCAGTTTCGATGGCCGGGCTGATTTGAACATTGTCATCCGCACCATTCTGGCCGCCGGGGGGAACTTCTATTTACAGGCGGGCGGCGGTATTACTGCCGATTCGGACCCGCACATGGAGTATGTGGAGACGCTGGACAAGGCCCGGGCGCTGGTCAGGGCTTTGGGCCTGGGAAAAAACGCACCCGGTTTTTAA
- a CDS encoding aminotransferase class IV, with protein MQHYFLCDGELKPAGQFTLHPRDQGLLYGFSLFETMLVKQGRIIMLRQHVQRLAGSAAALGVTVAADGDLLVAGSMAVVKQSGAADGVLRLTVTAGSAEGEPGLIFFSIQEGVPYPPGCYARGFLLLTLGWPRNEKSPLVRHKTANYLENILGRREALRLGYDEGIFLNSLGNVAEGTVSNVFVVRQGELLTPPPGAGLLPGTVRQLILELAPAAGYRCREGNFITGDILSADECFVTNSLMGVMPVTGLDGKKAGGGRPGRITMELMKHQTAAFLS; from the coding sequence TTGCAACATTATTTCCTTTGCGACGGAGAATTAAAACCAGCCGGGCAGTTTACGTTACATCCCCGGGATCAGGGGCTGCTGTATGGTTTTTCCCTATTTGAGACCATGCTGGTGAAACAGGGCCGGATTATTATGCTGCGGCAGCATGTGCAAAGACTGGCGGGCTCCGCCGCAGCGCTGGGCGTTACCGTGGCAGCGGACGGGGATTTACTGGTTGCCGGCAGCATGGCCGTGGTGAAACAGTCCGGCGCGGCGGACGGGGTTCTGAGGCTTACCGTTACCGCAGGGTCTGCCGAAGGCGAGCCGGGATTAATATTCTTTTCCATTCAGGAAGGAGTCCCTTATCCGCCCGGGTGTTACGCCAGGGGTTTCTTGCTGCTGACCCTCGGCTGGCCGCGCAATGAAAAATCCCCTCTGGTCCGCCACAAGACCGCCAATTACCTGGAAAACATCCTGGGCCGCCGGGAGGCGTTGCGGCTTGGTTACGACGAGGGAATCTTTCTTAATTCCTTGGGTAATGTGGCCGAAGGCACGGTAAGCAACGTTTTCGTGGTCCGTCAAGGCGAACTGCTCACCCCGCCGCCGGGGGCGGGGCTGCTGCCGGGCACGGTCCGGCAGCTAATTCTTGAACTGGCGCCGGCAGCGGGTTACCGGTGCCGGGAAGGGAATTTCATCACCGGAGACATACTATCGGCTGACGAGTGCTTTGTGACAAACTCGTTAATGGGTGTTATGCCCGTCACCGGCCTGGACGGCAAGAAGGCAGGCGGCGGCCGGCCGGGACGGATCACCATGGAGTTGATGAAGCATCAAACGGCAGCTTTTTTATCTTAA
- a CDS encoding thioredoxin family protein, translating into MSLFNFGKKKEETSSCCCSGNCDAKSMEKTENAKTKGASVRVLGSGCAKCNQLETATKAALEQLGMDTTIDHVTDFSQIAAYGVMTTPALVVDGKVVSYGKVLKPEEVVKILQKAR; encoded by the coding sequence ATGTCACTGTTTAACTTTGGCAAGAAAAAGGAAGAAACCTCAAGCTGTTGCTGTAGCGGCAACTGCGATGCCAAAAGCATGGAAAAGACTGAAAACGCTAAAACCAAAGGTGCAAGCGTCAGGGTACTGGGAAGCGGCTGCGCGAAATGCAATCAACTCGAAACGGCAACAAAAGCAGCGTTGGAGCAGCTTGGCATGGATACAACAATCGACCATGTAACCGACTTTTCACAGATTGCAGCCTATGGTGTGATGACAACACCCGCCCTCGTCGTAGATGGGAAAGTAGTATCTTACGGCAAGGTCCTTAAACCCGAGGAAGTCGTCAAGATTCTGCAAAAGGCCAGATGA
- a CDS encoding permease, which translates to MQILKAIWDFFQNQILGMKWLNDLIGVNLSVMGLDLNSRWIGSIQFFLYDAIKITLLLCFLMFIISYIQSYFPPERSKRILGRFHGVGANCVSALLGTVTPFCSCSSIPLFIGFTSAGLPVGVTFSFLISSPMVDLGSLFLLMSIFGAKVAIIYVIVGLIVAVVGGITIEKLHMEKYVERFIMTASGLDIESPDLTKKDRLIYAKEQMLSTFKKVFPYILIGVGIGALIHNWIPEEWVATVLGSENPFGVVLMTLVGIPMYADIFGTIPIAEVLLYKGAQLGSILSFMMAVTTLSLPSIIMLRKAVKPKLLALFIAICTVGIIMVGYLFNALQAFIL; encoded by the coding sequence ATGCAAATATTAAAAGCAATCTGGGACTTTTTTCAGAACCAAATACTTGGAATGAAGTGGCTGAACGACCTGATTGGCGTAAATCTGTCGGTAATGGGACTTGATCTGAACAGCCGCTGGATTGGAAGCATTCAGTTTTTTCTCTACGATGCAATTAAAATCACGCTGCTGTTGTGCTTCCTGATGTTTATCATCAGCTATATCCAAAGCTATTTCCCGCCGGAACGCAGCAAAAGAATACTCGGGCGATTTCATGGTGTCGGAGCGAACTGCGTCTCGGCGCTCCTGGGTACGGTAACGCCGTTTTGCTCCTGCTCGTCCATCCCGCTGTTCATCGGTTTCACATCTGCGGGACTTCCGGTTGGGGTTACTTTCTCTTTTCTGATTTCCTCCCCAATGGTGGATCTCGGTTCTCTATTCCTGCTGATGAGCATTTTTGGAGCGAAAGTAGCCATTATCTATGTAATTGTCGGACTGATCGTCGCGGTCGTCGGCGGTATAACCATTGAGAAGCTGCATATGGAAAAGTATGTTGAAAGATTCATAATGACCGCAAGCGGCCTGGATATTGAATCACCCGACCTGACAAAAAAAGATCGCCTGATTTACGCCAAAGAGCAGATGCTCTCCACCTTCAAAAAAGTATTTCCGTATATTCTGATCGGCGTGGGTATCGGCGCATTGATCCACAACTGGATTCCCGAGGAATGGGTAGCTACGGTACTCGGCAGTGAAAACCCCTTCGGCGTCGTATTGATGACACTCGTCGGCATCCCGATGTACGCTGATATCTTTGGCACAATCCCGATTGCGGAGGTCTTGTTGTATAAAGGCGCGCAGCTCGGTTCCATTCTGTCTTTTATGATGGCGGTCACCACGTTGTCCCTGCCTTCCATAATCATGCTTCGCAAAGCGGTCAAACCGAAGTTGCTGGCATTGTTTATCGCTATTTGCACTGTAGGAATTATCATGGTCGGTTATTTGTTTAACGCATTACAAGCATTTATATTGTAG
- a CDS encoding metalloregulator ArsR/SmtB family transcription factor, with protein MATVYEEHAKVFKAFCDEKRLRILELLRGGEKCACVLLEQLDLGQSGLSYHMKILVRSGVVESWQEGKWTHYKISEKGSAYAEDLLKKLTTPNTVTEEDICCKE; from the coding sequence CTGGCAACGGTCTATGAAGAACACGCGAAGGTGTTCAAGGCGTTTTGCGACGAAAAACGTTTGAGGATACTCGAGCTGCTGCGCGGTGGCGAAAAATGCGCCTGTGTTCTGTTGGAACAGTTGGATTTGGGCCAGTCAGGGCTTTCCTACCATATGAAAATTCTGGTTAGGTCGGGCGTTGTGGAAAGTTGGCAGGAAGGCAAATGGACGCATTACAAAATCAGTGAAAAAGGCAGCGCCTACGCCGAGGATTTGTTGAAGAAACTGACAACGCCAAACACAGTCACAGAAGAAGATATCTGCTGCAAAGAATAG
- a CDS encoding type II toxin-antitoxin system Phd/YefM family antitoxin, producing the protein MNIRPSAAIRKNYNEISELCKRTGEPVYLTKNGSGDLVVMDVEAFARRESMLKLREMLLRSEEERIAGNPGHSIDETAQMMSRAIREVADAKRG; encoded by the coding sequence ATGAATATACGGCCGTCCGCAGCAATTCGAAAAAACTATAACGAGATATCCGAGCTTTGCAAGCGTACCGGGGAACCTGTCTATCTGACGAAGAACGGGAGCGGCGACCTTGTAGTGATGGATGTCGAAGCATTTGCCAGGCGCGAAAGTATGCTGAAGCTCAGAGAAATGCTGCTGCGTTCAGAGGAAGAAAGGATTGCCGGTAACCCTGGGCACTCTATTGATGAAACGGCCCAAATGATGAGTCGGGCAATTCGGGAGGTTGCGGATGCCAAGCGAGGGTAG
- a CDS encoding glycoside hydrolase domain-containing protein: MKGIDCATPITTITAKALAAAGMGFVCRYLVPDKPSYKWKRLTKKEAEIITAAGMLVVSVFETTANRPAGGAAAGKEDGLLALKEALAVGQPKGTTVYFAVDYDARQEDYSAIEEYLRAADDILDGYEVGVYGSFAIVEEMARRGVVKHFWQTYAWSRGQKCSCANIYQYKNDQPLAGIQVDFNESYGDEGWWSTKTEEVIPALFKDIVNHWAKGDIEWLAERGLVAKTENFRPNDTITRAETAVLIKRTIEYVIKEVPSKTS; this comes from the coding sequence ATGAAGGGCATTGATTGTGCTACACCTATTACCACAATAACTGCAAAGGCTCTTGCCGCTGCCGGTATGGGTTTTGTTTGTCGCTACCTGGTGCCGGATAAACCATCATATAAATGGAAACGTCTGACTAAGAAAGAAGCGGAAATCATCACTGCTGCCGGCATGTTGGTGGTGAGCGTCTTTGAAACTACGGCAAACAGGCCTGCCGGTGGTGCGGCGGCCGGTAAAGAGGACGGACTGCTGGCGCTCAAAGAAGCGCTGGCTGTCGGGCAGCCGAAGGGCACGACCGTTTATTTTGCCGTGGACTATGATGCCCGGCAAGAGGACTATTCAGCAATTGAGGAATATCTGAGGGCTGCGGATGACATATTGGATGGCTATGAAGTAGGGGTTTATGGCTCCTTTGCCATCGTGGAGGAGATGGCCAGGAGAGGAGTGGTTAAACATTTCTGGCAGACCTATGCCTGGTCACGTGGCCAAAAGTGCTCTTGCGCGAATATTTACCAGTATAAGAACGACCAACCTTTGGCGGGAATTCAGGTGGATTTTAACGAGTCCTACGGAGATGAAGGCTGGTGGAGTACCAAAACTGAGGAGGTAATTCCAGCTCTGTTTAAAGACATTGTAAACCACTGGGCCAAGGGCGACATTGAATGGCTGGCCGAACGCGGTTTGGTAGCTAAAACGGAGAATTTCCGCCCCAATGACACTATTACCAGGGCGGAAACGGCGGTGCTGATTAAGCGTACAATTGAGTATGTGATTAAGGAGGTTCCAAGTAAAACCTCCTGA
- a CDS encoding radical SAM protein, whose product MYKPSSYNFVWPLEESNNLLLFNGLTTRLAEISGDFARLLEAEQVDPEALSAQERKLAEELIGDGFLVEEPVNELKLIKYAANSQKYNRDVLSLTIAPTMDCNFKCPYCYQGGSPATDMTEEVRDALVEYAARSTSRVNRLLITWFGGEPLLAREIIYRLSEELIAAAGKNGCSYAAFMVTNGALLDAGTINKLKDYGVGTFQVTLDGPPEMHNSKRNLPGGGDSFGLILANIKELLNNGLKVHIRVNIDGENLAGIEELLDILAGKGIKNANIYPAQIAPYTEACKSIEQSCLNKKEFVEISKRFFEMLLMKGLATDYGKLLPRRRTNYCGADQINSFSVDPEGYLYKCWSDFGAKEHNVGNIVDLSRGGKLKNGHIDWLTWDPLDFSQCRKCKYLPLCMGGCPHKGMKMNGGKPECSEIRFHLESIVKNHYRCVKIKEYCRKISGQI is encoded by the coding sequence TTGTATAAGCCGTCCAGCTATAACTTCGTCTGGCCCCTGGAGGAAAGCAATAACCTGCTGTTATTTAACGGCCTGACCACCAGGCTGGCGGAAATATCCGGCGATTTTGCCCGTCTGCTGGAGGCGGAACAGGTGGACCCGGAAGCTTTGAGTGCCCAAGAAAGAAAACTGGCCGAAGAATTGATTGGGGACGGTTTTCTGGTGGAAGAGCCGGTGAATGAGCTGAAGCTGATCAAATACGCTGCCAACAGTCAGAAATACAATCGGGACGTATTGTCTCTGACTATCGCGCCCACCATGGACTGCAACTTTAAATGCCCTTATTGTTACCAGGGCGGCAGTCCGGCCACTGATATGACTGAGGAAGTCCGGGACGCCCTGGTGGAGTATGCCGCCAGATCCACCAGCAGGGTAAACCGCCTGCTAATCACCTGGTTCGGGGGCGAGCCGCTGCTGGCGCGGGAGATCATTTACCGGCTGTCCGAGGAACTGATCGCCGCGGCCGGGAAGAACGGCTGTTCATACGCGGCTTTCATGGTTACCAACGGAGCGCTGCTGGATGCCGGTACAATCAACAAGCTGAAGGATTACGGCGTGGGTACTTTTCAGGTCACCCTGGACGGTCCCCCCGAGATGCATAATAGCAAAAGAAACCTGCCGGGCGGCGGGGACAGCTTCGGTTTAATTCTGGCCAACATCAAAGAACTGCTTAACAACGGACTTAAAGTGCATATCCGGGTGAACATAGACGGCGAGAACCTGGCCGGTATTGAGGAACTGCTGGATATTCTGGCGGGCAAAGGGATTAAAAACGCCAATATCTACCCCGCCCAGATCGCGCCCTACACCGAGGCCTGCAAATCCATCGAGCAATCCTGCCTGAATAAAAAGGAGTTTGTGGAGATCAGCAAAAGATTCTTCGAAATGCTGCTTATGAAGGGTCTGGCCACCGACTACGGCAAGCTTTTGCCCCGGCGGCGGACCAATTACTGCGGTGCCGATCAGATCAACTCTTTTTCCGTGGACCCGGAGGGTTATTTGTATAAATGCTGGAGCGATTTCGGCGCCAAAGAGCATAACGTGGGCAACATTGTGGATTTGAGCCGGGGCGGGAAGCTAAAAAACGGCCATATTGACTGGCTTACCTGGGATCCCCTTGATTTCAGCCAGTGCAGGAAATGCAAATACTTGCCCCTGTGCATGGGGGGCTGTCCCCACAAGGGCATGAAGATGAACGGCGGCAAGCCGGAGTGCTCGGAAATCAGGTTCCACCTGGAAAGCATCGTGAAGAACCATTACCGGTGCGTCAAGATCAAAGAGTATTGCCGGAAGATCTCGGGACAAATATAG
- a CDS encoding radical SAM protein — MRQDRARTVPDTIQVELTSRCPLKCPQCYNDPEPRDIDRDILAGYIKEAAGLKVGTIAMGGGEPLMYPHLEYIIKLVSSLGMFSLMATSGAGLSAVRIRELKKAGLYHLWVSLNGSTRAIHEQSRDGYHYAVEALHMLRGSGLNHGINWVARKDNVDDFPHLVELARKMKIGAITVLRLKPDAQKNAAAALDGAELARLGSYIKASRSEELQIYIEQCFSLLRISMYGDKVMYNGCPAGREYMAISADGKLLPCRHLYHHGEKWPGIADYWNNSRGLDRLRTTEENVAYPCSDCGHLPRCRTCRAVCEKLYGSFYAGEKDCSLFRERGERVV, encoded by the coding sequence ATGCGTCAGGATAGGGCAAGAACAGTCCCGGATACAATTCAGGTGGAGCTTACTTCCCGGTGCCCCTTAAAATGTCCCCAGTGCTATAACGACCCGGAACCAAGGGATATAGACAGGGATATCCTGGCCGGATACATTAAAGAGGCGGCCGGGCTGAAGGTAGGCACCATTGCCATGGGCGGGGGCGAGCCGCTCATGTACCCGCACCTTGAGTATATAATTAAGCTGGTGAGTTCGCTGGGCATGTTTTCGTTAATGGCCACCTCCGGCGCCGGGTTATCCGCGGTCCGAATCCGGGAGCTGAAAAAGGCCGGCCTGTACCATTTATGGGTTTCTTTAAACGGCTCAACCCGGGCAATACACGAGCAATCGCGGGACGGCTACCATTATGCCGTCGAAGCCCTGCATATGCTGCGGGGATCAGGCTTAAACCACGGAATCAACTGGGTGGCCAGAAAAGATAATGTCGATGATTTTCCCCATCTGGTCGAACTGGCCCGAAAGATGAAGATCGGCGCCATTACCGTGTTGCGGCTGAAACCCGATGCCCAAAAGAACGCCGCCGCCGCTCTGGACGGCGCTGAGCTGGCCCGGCTCGGGTCATATATCAAAGCAAGCCGCAGCGAAGAACTGCAGATTTATATTGAACAATGTTTTTCGTTGCTGAGGATCAGTATGTATGGCGATAAGGTTATGTACAACGGCTGTCCGGCCGGGAGGGAGTACATGGCGATAAGCGCGGATGGGAAACTCCTGCCCTGCAGACATCTGTATCATCATGGTGAAAAATGGCCCGGTATCGCGGATTACTGGAATAATTCCCGGGGACTTGACCGGTTGCGGACTACCGAGGAAAATGTCGCCTACCCCTGCTCGGACTGCGGTCACCTGCCCCGCTGCCGGACCTGCCGAGCGGTGTGCGAAAAGCTTTACGGCTCTTTTTACGCCGGCGAGAAAGACTGTTCCTTATTCCGGGAAAGGGGGGAGCGGGTTGTATAA